ACGCATATGAATTTTTTGATAACTTTTCAACCTACTTTGAGTCGGTAATATTCTATGGGTTCACCTCTGAGGATGTGACCATCGAAAACAAACAAGTTCAGTCCTTGATCACAGTTTGTTTTGAAGTGTTACGGAGTGAGTTTGTAGAGCCCATATTCGCCCATTCTGCATTTGAattattggagttgatcaTTCTTGCTTTAAACCAAAGATTCAAGCCTTTCTTAGTGACGTTTTTGCCAGAAATCTTCCAAATATtcgacaacttgaaggcCCAAGAAGCCTTTGACGGCTACATGTTGCACCAATTATCCATCGCAAGAATATTTTTCGCTACTAGTTATGTGGATCCTATCACTACTCTCCAATTTTTGAATGAAAAGCAGTTCACTcccagcttcttcaaattatGGATCGAGCATTCTGACGACTTCCAAAGTGTTCACGGATGTAAATTGCAAATCTTGAGTTGTATCGCTTTCTTGTGTGATGGAGAATTATCACTTATCCAAGACCAAGACTTAATCGGAGAAATCACTGATCTTTTGATCTCAAACCTTGAAGTGTTACCCCACGCTATCAAAACGAGACAGGATATTCAATCAAAGGAGTACGGTGTGAGGCAATTCCTCaatgaagacgaagatggTGAGTACACCGGGGAATATTTGGCTGATGATTATGATGCCGAAGCTGAGTTGGAAGCTATGAAGCAAACCCCCATTGATAATATCAATGTCTATGAGCTGTTTGTAACCAAGATGCAATTGTTGCAACAACAAAAGCCTCAGGCTTAccaagaaattgttgagAGATTTAGCGATGACCAAAAGATCATTGTCAACAGGGTGTTTGAAACCTTCAATAAGATCCGTGCCCAATCTTGAAGCCAGAATACATAGACATTTTAGTAGCTATAAATCAATAGTGTAAGGCTCCATTTTGTATAAAGGTGCGCGACTGTTTTTCCTTCTGATGGCAATTACACTTGCATTATATATACCTCAAATATGTTTTCAGGTTTTGGATCCACTATGTTTGGAGGAGCTGCCTTTGCTCCcatgaacaacaagttcGAAGACTATTTCCGCTGTTATCCAATCGCAATGATGCCTGATAGTATTAGAAAAGATGACGCCAACTATGGAGGCAAGATCTTCCTCCCATCATCAGCTTTAAACAAATTATCCATGTTACACATCAGATATCCTATGCTATTTgagcttttgaacgaaACAACTCAGAAAAAGACTCACAGTGGTatcttggagtttgtggcaGAGGAGGGAAGAGCATATTTGCCCCAATGGATGATGAGTACTCTTGAATTACAACCAGGACAATTGGTTCAAATATCCAACTGTGATTTACCACTTGGGAGATTCGTGAAGATTGAACCCCAGTCAGTCGACTTTCTTGAAATTTCCGATCCCAAGGCCGTGTTGGAGAATGTCTTGAGAAGGTTCTCTACGTTAACGGTGGACGATATAATAGAGATCAATTATAATGATACCATCTATGGaatcaaggtgttggaaaCCAAGCCTGAATCCAGTGGTCAGGGGATTTGTGTGGTGGAAACAGATTTGGAAACGGACTTTGCTCCACCGGTTGGATACGTTGAGCCCGAATATAAGCCAAAATCCCAAGCACCTACCCTGAAACCAATTACTCCCACCAGCGTGAATAGAGGCGCTGGGTCTGCCACAATGGCTAGATCCTTGAATTATGCCAACTTGGCAACTCTGTCAAGTACGAATTCTTTCGGGGGTAGTGGACAGAAATTGTCTGGTAAAGCAGTTGAATCAACCAAACCAAAAGATATTAGTGTCGACGATCTAGATCCAGAAGCTCCTCCTGCCCCATTTCCCATCGCAGAAAATAAGCTATTCTTTGGCTTCCCGGTAGTATTACCTACTCCCAGCCCCACggatgaagaagctgagTCCACCAATAAACAAAAAGCTTTCCACGGACTGGGACAATCGCTAAGACAAAGCAAAAAGAGGAAAGATAAGAATAACAACCACACCCCTTTAAAGAATCATTCAAGGAGTCCGGATTACATAGAGATTGATTAGGTAGGGTTAATGATACACCTAGTAAAAAAGCCTGTGATGCACATGGATTAAAATATTTACTCTCTGGACGAAGGTATAAATACATCGTTGCCTTGTTTTATGGCCATCTTGGTATGGTACACAATGTCAACAGATTCCCAAGGGTATGCAATCCAACCATCTGGAACGGTtctggctgcaaaatagTTACCTGTCTTCATGATCTCATCGGGCAAGTCAGCCTTCTTAGTTTTCTGTTTGTCGTGCAAGACAAAAATCCCAAAGGTCGTGTCGTTTGGATCAGCTCCAACTGCCTTagcttgttcaacaacatctttcttcaactccgAAACAGCGTAGTGCAAAGTGGTTCTGGTGTCGTCCACTTCGTCGATGATCAACACTTTTTTGcccaccaagttgatcttggatTGGTTATAGTCAATCCACTGAGTTCTGACCACTTTGGTACCAGGGTTTTCAGCATCATCTCCATATGTGTCGATTTCCTCGTATAAAGACAAGATAATGGCCATGATTCTGACGTTGGGCTGACCAGGctccttcaagaaggatCTCAACATACGAGCAGGGATAAATCCACCTCCACCGATTGCAATAATCAAGTCTGGATTGAACTTTTTAATCTTGTCAGCTATTTCTTGACACAACTGGTGTACGTTGTTGTACGAGATGTACATCTTTTCATCTTCGGCGCTCATATTGACTTGAGTATTGAAAGTACACGCAATAAACAATGGTTGGGGGATTTTAATACCCAAGTAAAAAAATCGAAAGGAAATATTAGGTGTATATATACCAATTTTAGGATTGTGAGAAATGAGGTGGGAAAATTTTTCCCGAGGAGTCTACTTTGAAGGGCTACTTACCTAGTTGATATCTCGAGTCTTAGTAGGTATTAAAACTTTCTGATAACTTGGGTATGGACTAGATACTTCCAGAAATACAAAGATGTCATTAAATCCCCATTTAGTTTCTATGTTATCTTGGTATTCTTGAAAGTAGCCTCCGCGGGGCACCTGGCAAATCTTTTCCCAGATAGTGCTGATGTCATAATCGACCCGTTTACCCCTACTGATTATTTACTCTATACAAAACGGCAAAACCCTTCTCTTCGCTTATCTTTGAAACGATTTTTTGCACTACGGTTTTTCCCGAAGGAATGTCTTTACATTTTATTGAAATTAAATCATTTATGAATTGATTGAAGGTCGCAACTTTCACAATTCTTCAGGCAATGTGTGAGACGTTTCAGGAAATGTTATAATCAATGTATTCTCTTTTTTTCTATAATTTAGCAAATTAACATGTCATTGACCTCTTAAGTACCACAGTGGATCTTGATTGATTTTATTTGGTTTTTTCCCCCAGCACTTACCACTGCCTTTAACTACGGTTAATTTGCAACTAGTTCTGGCgcaatttttcaaaattatGGGGTCGCATTATTTTTCAGTGagcttccaaagaaaaagacaAGTCAACCGAATTGATTTTTATTTGATCTTACAAAACCAACGTTTTTGGACCATCCGATTTAGACCGTCATCAAACCGAAAGTAAGTAGAAGTCGAACAATCAATCATGAAGTTCTTCATTGCTTTTTATCTTTTGACCTTGTCGTTAGCCGCAATACTAGGAATCGACTACGGTCAGCAGTTTACAAAAGCAGTAATGTTGGCCCCAGGTGTCCAATTTGAGATCCTTTTGACAGaagaagcaagaagaaaagatctTTCAAGCATTAGCATTCGTCCCGAGAAGAATGGTGAAATCGAAAGGGTGTATGGGTCTGCCGCTCAATCTTTATGCACTAGATTCCCCCATCATTGTATTGGAGGAATCAAGTCATTATTGGGTAAATCATTCCAAGATAGGGACTTGAGCGACTATTTATCAACTCATTTTGGATTAAaagccattgaagatgaagatagAACAAATGCCATTAAGTTTGATCTCGGTTTCGCTAATCAGTCGTTTGCGTTCTCGGTTGAGGAAGTGTTAGCtatgactttgaaagaactCAAAAATAGAGCCCTCAAGAATTTGGACGAAAACCCAGTTGCAAAAGCCATTGTGGACGACGTTGCTATCTCAGTTCCTCCATATATTACCCAGGAACAAAGACAAGCTTATATTGATGCTTTAGAAATCGCTGGTTATAAGAACATCTTGGGATTAGTGGACGAAGGAACTGCTGTGGCAATCAACTATGCTTCCAATCAAAAATACGAACAGAAGGATTAtgacaacaagaaaaagttCCACATGATCTATGACATGGGTGCTGGTTCCACCAAGGCAACCCTTTTTTCTATTACTCCATTTTCTAACTTGACTACCAAGTTAGAATTAGAAAACATAGGGTTTGATGTTGCTTTTGGTGGTCAAGCTTTAACTCAAAGTATTTATAATATCTtaattgaaaagttgacTTCTTCCTTTGGTCTCGATGAGGACTTTGAGTTACCTCCAAGAGCGGCTGCTCGTTTATTAGAGGGTGCAGAGAAGGCAAAGATTATTTTATCTGCAAACAGTGATTATCACTTGAGTCTTGAATCCATCCTTGACGAAAAGGACTTCAAAGCAGTCATTACTAgagaagagtttgaagaaatcaacatAGACAACATGGTTAGAATCACAAAGCCTATAATGGATGCTTTGCATGGAACTGGCGTTTCAATTAATGAATTGCAATCTGTTATTTTAACTGGTGGATCTTCGAGAATTCCATTTGTTCAAAAGCACTTGGCAACCTTGTTAGGCGAGCAAAGAATTGCAAAGACAGTAAACGCCGATGAAAGTTGTGCTTTGGGTACTACTATTAAAGCCTTCCGAGAAAAGACTCTgttcagcttcaacaaagactttgttgttgaagacaaGACCTATCACAATTATGAAGTCAGTGTTAATGGAGAGGAGTTCAGTGTTTTTGAAAAGGGAACCCCTGCAGACTCTACAAAGAGAATTAATCTTGGTGAACTCATAGATGATCTTTCAATCGAACTATTCGAGGATGGAAGGTACTTCAAGGGATACACGGTGGAAAATGTCTTGGACAAAACTTCTTCCCTTACATGTAATGATGACAAGGCTTACAAAAAGCAGatatttgcaacctttACCTTGGATTCAAACAAAATTTTTAGCTTCACGAAGTTGGAAGTTGAATGTATTAAAGAAGGCAAGGACGGATTCTTtaagaagttcttgaacaaagagGAACCTGTTGATTTCGAAGAGGAAGCTCCTGAAGCCGAAGAAAACGAATCCACCAATTCCACTGCTTCTGTAAATGCCACTGATTCATCTTCAAGGAAATCCAGAAAGGTTTTGAGACCCGTTTCTATAAGTATTCCAAGGCCCCAATACCCTTCTTTGAAGCCAATGTCCAGACCTTTAAAACAAAGAGTCACTTCtaagttcaagtacttggattCACGAGATGAGTACAAGATTGCCTTAGATAACACCAAGAATAGATTGGAGGCAGCATGTTATCAATTACGTAACCTCATAGATGAGCACGAAGAAAGAATCAGTGATGAGTTGTCGGTTGACAACTTCAGAGAGCTCGTTAGTGAGACTATTGAATGGCTCGAATTCGACAGTGACGATTCTCCGCTTTCTGAGTTTGAGGACAAGATCAGACAAATTCAGATAAGACATGATGAAATTCACGCCATTACGAAGATGTCCACTACCGATCTCTCTTTGGAAGGGATGACCAAACTCTATGAAGAAGGGTCATCGATCATGATGAAGATCCAGAGCAAGATGTTGGAATTTGGCAGCTCCATTAGCGAGATCAGACAAAAATACGATAAAGAAGGATTGGATTTTGACAAGGAAAATGACCGTATTAAGCTCCAATTATTGAGCAAAGGTGAAGATAAGATGATGAGATTGGACAGATCTTTGGGAAAATATAAAGATTTGCTAACTCAATTAGGAGAAACTGTTCAACTAAATGAgaagtacttcaacaagattgCAAAGAGAGAGCTTTTTGATACATATGAAGCCATGACTGAATCCATTGTCCAAATGCTTGCTGATTTGGTTATGCTTGATGAATCACATCAAGAGAGAATgcaattgttcaacaccaaatttgaaaagttggtggaaagaaagaagcaaAAGGAATTTagagaaaagttgaaacagGAGAAGGCCAATGCTGACGGCGAGAAACAAGGTGAGGTTCCTATTcaggaagatgaagatgttgaacaTGAACAGACTGAACAGACTGAACAGACTGAACAGGAAACCCAACAACAGGATAATAATGCCGAGAATAGCTTTGAGCCTgtagatgaagaaattgtaCACGACGAGTTGTAATATCACCTCAAATCACTTTTTATAGATAATTATCATTTACATAAGAGAACGATTAACATCTCAAGATTATATTTTTTGCAGTAAAGAAATGCGACACATAAAAATTCACATCGCAGCTTCTTTACTTCATCTTTTTACAACATGAGTAATCCAAGTATGTATCAATTGAGGAAAGACAAGTGTGATCGTTCTAATACTAACAGAGTTTCAGACTCTAACTACAACTCGTATGATGACGGGAGAAGGAATAGAAACAGGGATAATTACAGCTCATACAGCTCAAGAGGAAGAGAAAGAGGCACCGATGGAGGAAATACACAAGGATACAATGAAGAATACCCCTCTTCTAGGCCGGACCGTAAAAGGCCGTTTGAGCAAAGCTCCTACAACCATGGACCCAGAGGAGACCAAAGAGGCTACATTGAtaacaaacaaaacaacTATTCCAATTACTCCAATTACTCCAACAGAGGTGGATATCAGAACTCGAATGACAGGAGTACAGGATATCAGCATAATGACAGAGGTTATAGTTATCAAAACAGTGACAAAGGCAGGTATAATAGGCCCCAAAATTCTTGGGGGCAACAGAGGTATGCTCGAGGACCTTCAAGCAGCGGGTCTAATCAAATGTCATTAGGTAACTCCAACGGCCACGACAGGTATAGACCACCTACTTACCCTGACAACCAACAGcctcaagaagaacctcAGAAACCTGAAGACCCTGctgtgttgaagaaatcactTGAGATGTATGaggagaaattgaaggaaatgACCGATAAGCAGAGTTTGGAAGACATAACTGGAATTGATTCTAAATGGGGTAAAAAGCCTCTGGGGTTTGAAAATGTATCCTCTCAAAGGGCTAAGTTATCCGGGTTGTTCCCCTTGCCTGGTCATCCAAGACCTATTGACTTTacaaaacttgaaggtattgTAAGGAACAGAACCTTAAATGGAAACGATATTTTAATCGATACTTCCAGGATTGATCCTAATGATTCTATTGCTGCAAAGACTGTATTCATTACTGGGATTGACTTTGATCAGATCGACTACTTGAAAGTTGCACAAGCCGTCAACAAGTATTTGGCTCAGTTAGATGTTCCTGAAGTCCAAGATGACAACATAGAATTTAAAACTAGGACCAAAGACAACCGTTCCTTGATAATAGAGTTCAGAAACAATTTGTGTGCTACCATTTGCCTTACACTTGATGAGAAATCGGTAGAGGTTGACGGAACATTGATCCCCATTACAATCACCAGACCCAACGAATATATTGCGCAGGGATATGTCGCAAAGGAGGATGACTCAAACGTACCTGACTGTGCCTATAAAGTGGCACTCCATTTTGGGACTGAGCACGAAGAGGACGAAGTCAGAAAGTCGATCGAAGAACATATTCCCATCAAACAATTccagtttttgaaggaaaagtATAACAAGGAATCAATGGGAATAGCTTTTGCGAACTTCCAGTTGCAAAGTTATGATCCAACTTCGGCTATTACAGTTGTTCAGCAAGTGCTTTTGAACCTAACGCAGGGTTCATCAATATTTTCCAAGGCTGATTTTGCTTGTATTGTACCAAATCAAACTAGTATACAAGAACAGCCAAGTAACATGGCATCACTACAGAGTTTCGTGAAGAATCAGTTAATATCCACTACAGTCACAGATAACAACCCCAACATAGTTTCTGAAGTTGTAAGAGATAACAGAAAGCTGAAAGTCATTCAGATAATCAATGCTGTAACTACCAAGGATCtcaaagatgatgagaCATACGGGTTTATCAGTAGCGACGTCGAACAAGAAgtgaagaagtttggtgaAGTGATAAGGGTTAAGATTCCAAGACCAGCTAATGATTTTACTCCCGGCTTAACTGAATCTTCCACTCCTGGGTTGGGAAGAATATTTGTCGAGTTTTCAAATGAAGACTCAGCATTCAAAGCTATTTTGGGATTAGCAGGAAGAATGTATAACGACAGGACAGTTCTTTGCTCATACTTTGACGTCgatgacttcaacaaaacaatCATGCTCAGTAAGTAACAAAATGTGTATATTATTATTAATGATCAGATAAACACTAATGTACAAAACCTACGCTCtactcttcttttcatgtaaaaacttcttcaattcatgAGGTACCTTCGGATCGTATCCATGTCTTACAATCATATCAAATAGCTTTTTTGGTAGCTCAGGGACGAAACTTAAGCTCAATTTGATAATTTCACTTTCTTCTAGTGGTGGGAATTTCCTGAGAAGTTCCATGGGTTGGGAAGATGCCAACAAACTTGACCTATTGTTGATTAGTTGAGCCACTATGAATAGAATATTCATGTGTGGACCATATGCAAATAAAAAGTCCCACAATTTCAAGACTGACAGTAATGGAGGAGTACAGGCACTTAGCGTCAAAACTGATGGGAATGCGTAGATTTCagccttcaagaacttggagtcaAAAAACTCACTCAACGCCGGGTCAATTATCTGAAGTACCATATCCACCAACGATAGTCCAGTATGAACCCCGTCCAAGTTTGGTGTGACATATAGTGGGATTTGTTTAGTTATCAAATGATGCAAAATTGCAAATGCTTGGGGTTCAGATTTGTGACAAGTGTATGCAATGGGGGCCAAAAGAACATTCAAGCCTTGAACATATCCCGATGAACCATTGTTGGAAGTGACAGCTATAGCGGACAATATTCTTATTAGGGCTGGTTCCAGAACTTTCAGGTGGAAGGCTTTATCATGCATCAAGGTTCTAAATGTATCATTTGTgattttttgaagaacatcttcatccaaagaAGCTGACGCCTGGGAAACAAGAGACATATAGTCCTTGGTAGGAAATGCAGCTACTCGATTTAATATGGTCCATACACTTTGTCTGTAAGGACACAGATCATATCCTGGTGGGATAGATAGCCCCTCTATTAAAATCATGTACCTAAGCTGTGATAAACTGTTATCGAGAAGGATTTGGGGCGAGCCAATGAATTGTTCAATAGGATCTTTCTTCCTACCTCGCATTTGGGTCTGAACATCTCTATGGTCTCGAAATGTTGTCATTTTGTATAGGTTGTGGTGACAAGTAAACAATGCAAAATCGCGACTGAAGTCAAAAACTGGTAATTCATTTTTAATACTTCAAGATGGCGCTCTTCatgtttgggtttgggaACATACTCTACGTTTCCCTCTTATTTCTCAACGCTATAGCCGTGTTGAGTGAAGATAGATTCTTGAATAGAATCGGCTGGGGAAGCTCAAACAACCAAGCTTCTACTCAGTTCAACCAATTTGGTAATAATGAAACATCAGTTAAGACCAGGTTGGTCAACTTAATAGGCGCCACCAGAACAGTACTGAGGCTcccattgattttggtgaacACTATTGTTATTTTATACTTGGTTCCTTTTGGTTAAGCTGAACAAATTTTAATACCACTATTTACGACATACTTGTTTCTAATAGACGTTATACGACTATATTTGCTTGCAAGGGGATTGGATCATATTTTCTATAGAGTCTAAGTAATCCATATATATAAATAAGCATTTTGTTTTGTCATTTGTACCATAATCGTACCATCGTGAGAAGACATTAAGACGTTAGGAATTCTAGGAGAATTCGCTATCAACTTCGGTTTTGACCTCAGTTTTGACCTCAGGACTAGAGCTACTAGTTGTTGGAGCATTGGTATGATGCAATCTATCACGAGACTTCTTAAAGAgctcttcttgttgtctcaacaattcttcttcagtgaATCCCGAGTTTTGAAACTTGttgctcttcttttccttccCTTTTAGTAATTCTTTGTGTTCTTCTAGTATTTTGTGGATTACTTCAAGATACCCATGGAATcccaactcttccaacgCCTTTACTACGTGGTCAGATGCAATGGTTTTCTTAGCCTCCTTCTCAGCAATATCGTTCAGCTGGGTGGACAATATCATGATAAACTCAATGCTACATTCTGTGATGGCTTCCCTAGCCTCTTTGCTGACGGCAATATCCTTGGGGAGTATTTCCGATAAGATCTTTTGGACGGTGGCCTTGGGTAAAGACAAGTCTTCACCGGCCCCACCACTGGAATATTCAGACATCTCTCAGCGAATAGGATATAAAATTAAGTGACTGGAGGTATGTTTTTTATAGATCGTGCAAGCTTGGAATTCTGCTTCCTTTTatactttttcaaaaaaaaaaacatcGTGCGGCTTGAAACCCTCACCAGCACTTGAATGCAATGGCTTTAAATTATATACTAATAGATTTAAATGTGTCTTGGTGACTGCTTTATACTTGTGCCATACTATGGGGTTTCATAGATAGTGGGGTCGATGGCTCCTCCAGGGGTCACTTCGGGGGACGTTTGTTCCGGTATAGGTTCTTTAGGTCTgtgtttttcaatgaaGGCGACAACAGTTTCTAGGAAATAGTCAGGATCATCTGATACAAGCCAATGGCCTGTGTTGAAGTCCACATTTTTAAAATTGGTGAAATATTTTGGGAAGTCATTTTCAAGGGTCTCATCAGTGATAAATTCAGACTGTAAGGCTCTTAAAATTAACGTTGGTTTATCAAAAGTCTTACCTTCCACAAGTTCACCTGGccatccaccaatttcttcaaggaagttctctttcaagaagttcaatacCGGAGGTCTGAGAAGactctttttcttctctaTTCTAAGGTTCCCCAATAAAAAAGTTCTGATCATTGGGTTTGGTTCATACTTCTTTAATATCTTATCTGCTTCTTTGAACAAATGACTCATCAGGACAGTCAATTTGAGTTTAGGGTCCTGCTCTATATGACACAAGCCTACCAACTGTTTATAGAAGCTCTTATCCAAAGGTGCAGCAGCAGGAGAATTGTCAATAACTATCAACTGTTGAATATATTCTGGCTTCATTAATGCCACGAGCATGGCCACTTTGGCCCCCATGGAATGGCCTACAAGGATGACTTTCGACCACTTTTGTGCCTCAATCGTATATATCACATCCTCAGCCATTTGTTTGTAGGTCAAAGGACCTCTTCGAGGAGATACGCCATGATTTCTTAAATCTATTCCAAACACAAAATTGTTGGTGGCATAACTCAAGTGCCTACCTACACTTCTATAGTTTTGCATACTTCCGAATAAACCGTGAAGTAAAATAATCGGTGTCAGATTGCCTGGGGTAGTGTGTTTGAACTTGTACAGAGTGAAATGAAGATCAAGAGGAGCTTTATCTTTTAAGTCTTTGACCTTATCTAGCTCCAAGGACTTAATCTCAGattcaagatcaaattttgtatcttcttctgcatTAATTAAAGGGCCCATGGGAGTACTGATGACTTTTGGGTTTATATCTGTACCAATCAGTCTGTTTATATCTGGAATGGGTTTTCTCATCAAGGGCCTTTTGGGCAAGGGCCCCTTATCAATGTTCTTTTGGGGCTTGTTAGACGCCAGTCTCTGTACCAAGAGAGAGATACGAGGCTGCGTGATATGTCTCACATGCGAGAAACTGCCCGTTTTAGTTATCAACGATCTAAGCATAAGTTGGGCTTGGTTTAGTTTTCGCACCGttttttttgcatcaagctcatcttgaaaaactcatctCAAGCTAATCTTGCCGATAAAACCACGTTGAAAGAAAATGAGTACGGTAGCTCAGGTATCTTCGAGTGCTCTAGTAGCCTCTAAGTTTGACAATACAGGTTCATTCTTGGCTACGGTGGTAGTGGCCTTGGATACTCACCAAGTTAGAGTGGTCTCAGTGAATCAGTCAGGTGCCAGTTTGGACACATCCTACAACCTTCCAAATGACAACAAAGTGCTGACATTAAGTTGGATACCTTTCCAGGAGCAAGAACAACTCTTGGCCTTGGGGTTGACTAACGGGTCGATCTTGTTATATTCTCCATTGACAAATGCAATTTTGACCAGGTTATCTAcctcatcaagttctttgataacagacttcaagtattccGACATAACTAAGTCTTTATGGGCTTCAGATATCACGGGGGTGATATATGAATGGGGAATGGATTATTCCTTGATTCAGAAAATTTCCATTAATGAATCTTTGACGATTGAAACTACCGAAACTGTGAATAGTATTGCAATCATAAATCACAACTCCCAACCACATTTATTGGCAGGTTCCCAATCAATTTACCTTGTAAATATAAAGACCAAAGAAGTGTTGAGAACAATTCCTGCCCACATCCAACCTATCCACTCCATTGTTTCTGTTCCAACAGATGACAATCTTTTCATTTCATGTGCTAATGGTGACAGATTCATTAACTTATATTCCTTGAATAAGCTGGTTCCGAATTCTGTTTTTGTGACAGACTCTCCAGTGACTGATATTTCCGTAGGAACGATCAATGATAAGTCGATATTGATAGCAAGAACTGAAACTGGTAATGTTGAAGTgttcaattctttcttATCTGAAGACGTCCCAGCTGTCAGCCAATCCAATTCtagaaagaagaaaagacaaCAGTTGACTAACTCAAGATCTCGTCATGCGGATGGTGTCATTTCATTGGAGCAAGTTGACTTGAAGGGCAGTGTGACGCCTAATTTACCAGTGGTTTCTGTCATCATCAAGCAAAACTTGGTACTTTATTCGTGGTTAGAGGACTTCTCTGTTCCTATATTCGATACTTTGAGGTGGTTGGATGAGAAGGCATCAAACTCGATTGTGGATAAAGTTAATTTAAGCAAAACCAAGCAAGAAAGCTCTGTTCCTCATCATGCTATGAATGGCCACGATGTTGCATCGGCCAAACATTATAACGAAGGTAATGCTATAGTCAGTGATGGTTATAACCTTAACCATGTTGTcgaagacgatgaagatgaagaggatGGAGAAGCATTGGCCGAtaagttggccaagttggctACAGATGCCAAAACAGTCACCCCAAAGAAGACTAAAAAACAAAATggaatcaacaacaatacaCTCACCACCATTCTTTCCCAGTCCTTAAAGAACAACGATCATTCGTTGTTGGAAACCGTATTAACCAACAGAGACCAGCAGGTGATCCAAAACACCATCGCCCGGTTAGACTCATCTATGGCTATTGTATTATTGGATAGAATTTCCGAAAGAATTGCACGTCAAGCTAATCGATTTGACCAATTAGTGTACTGGTTGAAGTGGATAATCATAATTCATGGTGGAGTATTGTCATCATTACCTGGACTT
The sequence above is drawn from the Yamadazyma tenuis chromosome 3, complete sequence genome and encodes:
- the UFD1 gene encoding ubiquitin fusion degradation protein (COG:O; BUSCO:EOG09263WLB; EggNog:ENOG503NUZU), with translation MFGGAAFAPMNNKFEDYFRCYPIAMMPDSIRKDDANYGGKIFLPSSALNKLSMLHIRYPMLFELLNETTQKKTHSGILEFVAEEGRAYLPQWMMSTLELQPGQLVQISNCDLPLGRFVKIEPQSVDFLEISDPKAVLENVLRRFSTLTVDDIIEINYNDTIYGIKVLETKPESSGQGICVVETDLETDFAPPVGYVEPEYKPKSQAPTSKPITPTSVNRGAGSATMARSLNYANLATSSSTNSFGGSGQKLSGKAVESTKPKDISVDDLDPEAPPAPFPIAENKLFFGFPVVLPTPSPTDEEAESTNKQKAFHGSGQSLRQSKKRKDKNNNHTPLKNHSRSPDYIEID
- the LHS1 gene encoding lumenal Hsp70 protein (BUSCO:EOG09260JPV; EggNog:ENOG503NURM; COG:O), whose product is MKFFIAFYLLTLSLAAILGIDYGQQFTKAVMLAPGVQFEILLTEEARRKDLSSISIRPEKNGEIERVYGSAAQSLCTRFPHHCIGGIKSLLGKSFQDRDLSDYLSTHFGLKAIEDEDRTNAIKFDLGFANQSFAFSVEEVLAMTLKELKNRALKNLDENPVAKAIVDDVAISVPPYITQEQRQAYIDALEIAGYKNILGLVDEGTAVAINYASNQKYEQKDYDNKKKFHMIYDMGAGSTKATLFSITPFSNLTTKLELENIGFDVAFGGQALTQSIYNILIEKLTSSFGLDEDFELPPRAAARLLEGAEKAKIILSANSDYHLSLESILDEKDFKAVITREEFEEINIDNMVRITKPIMDALHGTGVSINELQSVILTGGSSRIPFVQKHLATLLGEQRIAKTVNADESCALGTTIKAFREKTSFSFNKDFVVEDKTYHNYEVSVNGEEFSVFEKGTPADSTKRINLGELIDDLSIELFEDGRYFKGYTVENVLDKTSSLTCNDDKAYKKQIFATFTLDSNKIFSFTKLEVECIKEGKDGFFKKFLNKEEPVDFEEEAPEAEENESTNSTASVNATDSSSRKSRKVLRPVSISIPRPQYPSLKPMSRPLKQRVTSKFKYLDSRDEYKIALDNTKNRLEAACYQLRNLIDEHEERISDELSVDNFRELVSETIEWLEFDSDDSPLSEFEDKIRQIQIRHDEIHAITKMSTTDLSLEGMTKLYEEGSSIMMKIQSKMLEFGSSISEIRQKYDKEGLDFDKENDRIKLQLLSKGEDKMMRLDRSLGKYKDLLTQLGETVQLNEKYFNKIAKRELFDTYEAMTESIVQMLADLVMLDESHQERMQLFNTKFEKLVERKKQKEFREKLKQEKANADGEKQGEVPIQEDEDVEHEQTEQTEQTEQETQQQDNNAENSFEPVDEEIVHDEL
- the HPT1 gene encoding hypoxanthine-guanine phosphoribosyltransferase (COG:F; EggNog:ENOG503P10X) translates to MSAEDEKMYISYNNVHQLCQEIADKIKKFNPDLIIAIGGGGFIPARMLRSFLKEPGQPNVRIMAIILSLYEEIDTYGDDAENPGTKVVRTQWIDYNQSKINLVGKKVLIIDEVDDTRTTLHYAVSELKKDVVEQAKAVGADPNDTTFGIFVLHDKQKTKKADLPDEIMKTGNYFAARTVPDGWIAYPWESVDIVYHTKMAIKQGNDVFIPSSRE